A stretch of the Glycine soja cultivar W05 chromosome 13, ASM419377v2, whole genome shotgun sequence genome encodes the following:
- the LOC114382334 gene encoding tetraspanin-8-like, translating into MDTVSYNNHSFSKHLLHYYFLIHSFIMVRFSNNVIGLLNFLTFLLSIPILVAGVWLSKQGATECERWLEKPVIALGVFLMLVSLAGLVGACCRVSWLLWLYLLVMFVLIVLLFAFTIFAFVVTNKGAGEVVSNRGYKEYRLGDYSNWLQKRVNNTKTWNRIRSCLQSGKVCTEFQSKFLNDTVTEFYSENLSALQSGCCKPAEECQFSYVNPTTWTKPTNVTNQSNPDCDAWNNDPTVLCFNCQSCKAGLLQNLKTDWKRVAVVNIVFLVFLIIVYSIGCCAFRNNRRENWKGYSR; encoded by the exons ATGGATACAGTCTCATATAACAATCATTCTTTCTCAAAACACTTGCTCCATTATTATTTTCTCATTCATTCGTTCATCATGGTTCGGTTCAGCAACAACGTGATCGGACTCCTGAACTTCCTGACCTTCCTCCTCTCCATCCCGATCCTGGTGGCCGGAGTGTGGCTGAGCAAGCAGGGCGCCACCGAGTGCGAGCGGTGGCTGGAGAAGCCGGTGATCGCACTCGGCGTCTTCCTCATGCTCGTCTCACTCGCCGGCCTCGTCGGCGCGTGCTGTCGCGTGTCGTGGCTCCTCTGGCTCTACCTCCTCGTCATGTTCGTCCTCATCGTTCTTCTCTTCGCCTTCACCATCTTCGCCTTCGTTGTCACCAACAAGGGCGCTGGCGAAGTTGTGTCTAATAGAGGGTATAAGGAGTATAGGCTTGGGGATTACTCGAACTGGTTGCAGAAGAGGGTTAACAACACTAAGACGTGGAACAGGATCAGGAGTTGCTTGCAATCTGGGAAAGTCTGCACTGAGTTTCAATCCAAGTTTCTAAACGACACCGTTACTGAGTTTTACTCCGAAAACCTGTCCGCGCTTcag TCTGGATGCTGTAAACCTGCAGAAGAATGCCAGTTTAGCTATGTGAATCCAACGACATGGACGAAGCCCACAAATGTGACTAATCAGAGCAACCCAGATTGTGATGCTTGGAATAACGATCCAACAGTTCTGTGCTTCAATTGCCAATCATGCAAGGCTGGCTTACTGCAAAACCTCAAGACTGATTGGAAGAGGGTGGCTGTTGTTAACATCGTATTCCTTGTCTTCCTCATTATTGTCTACTCCATAGGGTGCTGTGCATTCAGGAACAATAGGAGGGAAAATTGGAAGGGTTATTCTCGTTAG
- the LOC114381319 gene encoding GPI-anchored CFEM domain protein A-like, which produces MAVPVRTLALVALLVAINAMVCESRVVRKDLGLDLGGVGIGVGAGVGLGLGGAGSGAGAGSGSGSGSSSYSSSGSSSSSGSGSGAGSEAGSYAGSHAGSSAGSGSSRAGSEAGSYAGSHAGSGSYGGNGK; this is translated from the coding sequence ATGGCCGTTCCTGTGAGGACTTTAGCTCTTGTTGCTTTGCTTGTTGCCATTAATGCAATGGTGTGTGAAAGTAGAGTGGTAAGAAAGGACCTTGGTTTGGACCTTGGTGGGGTGGGAATTGGGGTGGGTGCTGGGGTTGGATTAGGCCTTGGTGGTGCAGGTTCTGGTGCAGGTGCTGGCTCAGGCTCTGGCTCtggttcttcatcttattcaagTTCTggctcttcttcttcatcaggGTCAGGATCTGGAGCAGGTTCTGAAGCTGGTTCCTACGCAGGATCTCATGCTGGATCTAGCGCTGGCTCAGGCTCCTCTAGAGCGGGTTCTGAAGCAGGTTCATATGCAGGGTCTCATGCAGGGTCAGGATCATATGGTGGTAATGGAAAGTAG
- the LOC114382831 gene encoding protein FLX-like 4 has protein sequence MMRRGSGLGSAASHRSRESLPLPQLLENKIAAQESEIEQLVSDNRGLASGHVALREALVAAAQDVQKLKSHIRSIQTESDIQIRILVDKISKGEVDIRASDSVKKDLQKAHIEAQSLAASRQEVSAQIHRATQELKKVHGDVKSIPDLQAELDSLLQEHQRLRGTFEYEKNKNIELVDYMKAKEKNLIAMAREVEVLRAEILNAEKRVNAPNLFGAATPGHSSGPFADVYGRVHGQMTAGQVGESMVPVGESNGVAAINSAGVSGALWSSPYDPSVGRR, from the exons ATGATGCGACGTGGTTCTGGTTTAGGTTCTGCTGCTTCTCACCGTTCTCGGGAGtcccttcctcttcctcagctgttGGAGAATAAAATTGCTGCTCAGGAATCAGAAATAGAGCAGCTTGTAAGTGATAACCGTGGTCTGGCTAGTGGACATGTGGCCTTAAGAGAGGCGCTTGTTGCTGCTGCGCAGGATGTGCAAAAGCTGAAGTCACACATTAGAAGCATCCAGACTGAGAGTGACATTCAGATCAGAATTCTAGTAGATAAGATTTCCAAAGGGGAGGTTGATATTAGGGCCAGTGATAGTGTGAAGAAGGACCTACAAAAGGCCCATATTGAGGCGCAGAGCTTGGCAGCTTCCAGGCAGGAAGTGAGTGCCCAAATTCATCGAGCGACTCAGGAACTGAAGAAGGTCCATGGTGATGTCAAGAGTATTCCGGATTTGCAGGCTGAACTGGACAGTTTATTGCAGGAGCACCAGAGGTTACG TGGCACATTTGAAtatgaaaagaacaaaaacatagaGCTAGTGGATTACATGAAAGCAAAAGAGAAGAATCTGATAGCGATGGCAAGAGAAGTTGAAGTGTTACGAGCTGAGATTTTAAATGCTGAGAAAAGAGTAAATG CTCCTAATCTGTTTGGGGCTGCTACCCCTGGACACAGCAGCGGTCCATTTGCTGATGTTTATGGGAGAGTTCATGGTCAGATGACTGCTGGCCAAGTAGGAGAGAGTATGGTACCAGTTGGTGAAAGCAATGGAGTAGCAGCCATCAATAGTGCTGGTGTTAGTGGTGCTCTTTGGTCGAGTCCATATGATCCCTCAGTTGGTCGGAGGTGA
- the LOC114381090 gene encoding cytochrome c oxidase subunit 6b-2 — translation MAEIELKTAPADFRFPTTNQTRHCFTRYIEFHRCLAAKGENSGECERFAKYYRSLCPGEWVERWNEQRESGTFPGPL, via the exons ATGGCGGAG ATTGAACTGAAAACTGCACCTGCTGATTTTCGTTTTCCTACAACAAATCAAACCAGACATTGTTTCACTCGCTACATAGAGTTTCACAG ATGCTTGGCAGCAAAGGGTGAAAACTCTGGTGAATGTGAGAGATTTGCTAAATATTACCGCTCCCTTTGCCCGGGTGAATGG GTTGAAAGGTGGAATGAACAGAGGGAGAGTGGGACTTTTCCAGGACCTCTTTGA
- the LOC114381165 gene encoding putative glycine-rich cell wall structural protein 1, giving the protein MATSWSCYLLALLLFMSTIVSESRVARKDLGLDLGGLGVGLGLGLGLGIGGGSGSGAGAGAGSGSGSGSGSSSSSASSSASSSSSSGSGGSGAGSEAGSYAGSRAGSGSGRSQGRGGGGGGGGGGGGGSGYGHGEGYGHGEGYGQGGGD; this is encoded by the coding sequence ATGGCAACATCTTGGTCATGTTATCTACTTGCATTGCTTCTTTTTATGTCAACTATTGTATCAGAGAGTAGAGTGGCAAGGAAGGACTTGGGCCTGGACCTTGGTGGGTTGGGGGTTGGACTTGGACTGGGTTTGGGCCTGGGGATAGGAGGTGGCAGTGGCTCTGGAGCTGGTGCCGGAGCAGGGTCTGGTTCTGGTTCTGGTTCTGGTTCTAGTTCCAGTTCTGCCTCAAGTTCAGCTTCCTCATCTTCCAGTTCTGGCTCTGGCGGCTCCGGAGCTGGCTCCGAAGCCGGTTCATATGCTGGCTCTCGTGCCGGATCAGGATCTGGAAGAAGTCAAGGAAGGGGAGGTGGCGGTGGcggtggcggtggtggtggcGGTGGCTCAGGCTATGGTCATGGTGAGGGCTATGGCCATGGTGAGGGTTACGGTCAAGGCGGTGGTGATTAA